One Sanguibacter keddieii DSM 10542 genomic window carries:
- a CDS encoding phage baseplate assembly protein V — protein MTPAAAAPPRPTGVHLRPTVTLDGRPLSLRLQEALTEVRVDRAVRSVGSCLLRFADPDYQVARTGALVIGRAVTVSGRRDTAQSQGTRLFTGEITGVALENDGRGRAELLVSVADHAHRLGRASRTTAYLETSYQEIVTQACRRSSLATGEVGTGPLRPYVLQAGTDLDLVNELSGRLGHDWAVEGTELSMWDPQTRLGGPVATTLTVGTDITELSVRLTSSAAEKVTVRGRDPKLDELVTADRTRTSHAPAELARLFSSMSLGSVTTLDTASSPISSQEAGELADAVLSTDGDVVLRCRLRFEPDLRPGRTVAITGAGPSDGTYYVREVVHTFTESEARTQVVAGDKPRTSLRDALGPRGRASSGFTHDGLVIGTVSDVDDTDNLGRVKVTFQILSSEVTSDWARVASVGAGSGRGMLSLPEIGDEVLLGFEGADVRRPVVLSGLYGPKSPPPGAATAQKEGSILNRAITSRLGHVVELGDGTADADQHVLLALAGRTHRLRLGKDRAEMVVPDGVPLSITSGASTISIDASGAVSVTGKTVTVTADTKLSLKAAEIEIAATAKVSVSGAQAELVGQGTTTVKSSGTTSVSGGMVMIN, from the coding sequence ATGACGCCTGCCGCCGCAGCGCCCCCGCGCCCGACCGGCGTCCACCTGCGTCCCACCGTCACCCTCGACGGACGCCCGCTGTCCCTGCGCCTGCAGGAGGCGCTCACCGAGGTACGGGTCGACCGGGCCGTGCGGTCCGTCGGCTCGTGCCTGCTGCGGTTCGCCGACCCCGACTACCAGGTCGCCCGGACCGGCGCGCTGGTGATCGGACGGGCCGTCACCGTGAGCGGCCGGCGCGACACCGCGCAGTCGCAGGGGACGAGGCTGTTCACCGGCGAGATCACCGGGGTCGCCCTCGAGAACGACGGGCGTGGCAGGGCCGAGCTGCTCGTGTCCGTCGCCGACCACGCCCACCGGCTGGGGCGCGCCAGCCGGACCACCGCGTACCTCGAGACCAGCTACCAGGAGATCGTCACGCAGGCCTGCCGTCGCAGCAGCCTCGCGACCGGCGAGGTCGGCACCGGCCCTCTGCGCCCCTACGTGCTGCAGGCCGGCACGGACCTGGACCTCGTCAACGAGCTGAGCGGACGGCTGGGGCACGACTGGGCCGTCGAGGGCACGGAGCTGAGCATGTGGGACCCCCAGACGCGGCTCGGCGGACCTGTCGCCACGACGCTGACGGTCGGCACCGACATCACCGAGCTCTCGGTCCGCCTGACGTCGTCCGCCGCGGAGAAGGTGACCGTGCGCGGCCGCGACCCCAAGCTCGACGAGCTCGTCACGGCGGACCGCACCCGCACCAGCCACGCACCGGCCGAGCTCGCACGGCTGTTCTCGTCGATGTCTCTCGGCTCGGTCACCACGCTCGACACCGCGAGCAGCCCGATCTCCTCGCAGGAGGCCGGCGAGCTCGCCGACGCCGTGCTGTCGACCGACGGCGACGTGGTGCTCCGCTGCCGCCTGCGCTTCGAGCCGGACCTGCGACCCGGGCGCACCGTGGCGATCACGGGCGCCGGCCCGAGCGACGGCACCTACTACGTCCGGGAGGTGGTGCACACCTTCACCGAGAGCGAGGCACGCACGCAGGTCGTCGCCGGCGACAAGCCCCGCACGAGCCTGCGCGACGCCCTCGGTCCCCGGGGGCGCGCGTCGTCGGGCTTCACCCACGACGGCCTGGTCATCGGCACCGTCTCGGACGTCGACGACACCGATAACCTCGGCCGGGTCAAGGTGACCTTCCAGATCCTGTCGTCCGAGGTGACCTCGGACTGGGCGCGCGTCGCGTCGGTCGGGGCAGGGTCGGGCCGCGGGATGCTCTCGCTCCCCGAGATCGGCGACGAGGTGCTCCTCGGCTTCGAGGGCGCCGACGTCCGCCGCCCCGTCGTGCTGTCCGGCCTGTACGGGCCGAAGTCGCCGCCCCCCGGCGCCGCCACCGCCCAGAAGGAGGGCAGCATCCTCAACCGGGCGATCACCTCGCGGCTCGGGCACGTCGTCGAGCTCGGCGACGGGACGGCCGACGCCGACCAGCACGTGCTGCTCGCGCTCGCCGGGCGCACCCACCGGCTGCGGCTCGGCAAGGACCGCGCCGAGATGGTCGTCCCCGACGGCGTCCCGCTGTCCATCACCTCAGGGGCCTCGACGATCAGCATCGACGCCTCGGGCGCGGTCAGCGTGACGGGCAAGACCGTGACCGTCACCGCCGACACCAAGCTCTCCCTCAAGGCCGCCGAGATCGAGATCGCCGCGACCGCCAAGGTCAGCGTCTCGGGCGCCCAGGCCGAGCTCGTCGGTCAGGGCACCACCACCGTCAAGTCCTCCGGGACCACCTCGGTGAGCGGAGGGATGGTGATGATCAATTGA
- a CDS encoding phage tail protein, with translation MRRPDWLVGQLPPAMLQEDFFRRFVEMFQAQADTLMAHADDLEHLADPGLAPPELLPWLASWIGLESVDGAGPPAMQREVLRTAARTLAWRGTPAGLLAMLELFSGAPAVLEDGGGVWREGESPADTAWVVMRVASTGNLTERAFADLVADEVPAHVRAELWVDDRLVWPRQSAPTTAPLSVPQPPTET, from the coding sequence ATGAGGCGACCCGACTGGCTCGTGGGGCAGCTGCCGCCCGCGATGCTGCAGGAGGACTTCTTCCGGCGCTTCGTCGAGATGTTCCAGGCGCAGGCCGACACCCTCATGGCCCACGCGGACGACCTCGAGCACCTCGCCGACCCCGGGCTCGCCCCGCCCGAGCTGCTGCCGTGGCTCGCGTCGTGGATTGGCCTGGAGTCCGTGGACGGCGCAGGTCCTCCCGCGATGCAGCGCGAGGTGCTGCGCACCGCCGCACGCACCCTGGCGTGGCGCGGGACGCCCGCCGGGCTGCTCGCCATGCTCGAGCTGTTCAGCGGTGCACCCGCCGTCCTCGAGGACGGCGGCGGGGTGTGGCGCGAGGGCGAGAGCCCCGCGGACACCGCGTGGGTCGTCATGCGGGTAGCCTCGACCGGCAACCTCACCGAGCGGGCCTTCGCCGACCTCGTCGCCGACGAGGTCCCCGCGCACGTGCGCGCCGAGCTCTGGGTCGACGACCGGCTGGTCTGGCCGCGCCAGAGCGCGCCGACGACAGCGCCGCTGTCCGTACCGCAGCCCCCGACGGAGACCTGA
- a CDS encoding LysM peptidoglycan-binding domain-containing protein — MSAPEKAFIEIEGGTRVPCLFNPAQLTISRRNRWTGNPVAGRGVPTLRYAGAMPGSLSVDLFFDTTSTGTSVAEHTSKILAMMDIDTSLPGTDESTNNARPPYLTFHWGDTHSFKAVVADLALTYTYFSTTGMPLRASLALVLQQYEAVDSYGPQNPTSGTPQPHRVHRVLAGETLDRIAARYYGDATRWRTLASANTVSDPLSLRPGSLLSVPRLEDV, encoded by the coding sequence ATGTCTGCACCGGAGAAGGCCTTCATCGAGATCGAGGGCGGCACCCGAGTCCCGTGCCTGTTCAACCCGGCCCAGCTCACCATCAGCCGGCGCAACCGGTGGACGGGCAACCCCGTCGCCGGACGGGGCGTGCCCACGCTGCGCTACGCCGGCGCGATGCCCGGCAGCCTGTCCGTGGACCTCTTCTTCGACACCACGTCGACCGGGACGTCGGTGGCCGAGCACACGAGCAAGATCCTCGCGATGATGGACATCGACACGTCGCTGCCCGGCACGGACGAGTCCACCAACAACGCACGCCCGCCGTACCTCACCTTCCACTGGGGCGACACGCACTCCTTCAAGGCCGTCGTCGCGGACCTCGCGCTCACGTACACGTACTTCTCGACGACCGGCATGCCGCTGCGCGCCTCGCTCGCCCTCGTGCTGCAGCAGTACGAGGCGGTCGACTCCTACGGCCCGCAGAACCCGACGTCGGGGACCCCGCAGCCGCACCGGGTGCACCGGGTGCTCGCGGGCGAGACCCTCGACCGCATCGCGGCCCGCTACTACGGTGACGCCACGCGCTGGCGGACCCTCGCCTCGGCCAACACGGTCTCCGACCCGCTGTCGCTGCGGCCCGGGTCGCTGCTGTCCGTGCCACGGCTCGAGGACGTCTGA
- a CDS encoding putative baseplate assembly protein, producing the protein MPIPPPNLDDRSFQDIVDETKRLIPRFTPEWTNHNVSDPGVALIELFAWMSEMVLFRVNQVPERLYVHFLNLVGIEPFPPSVARTAVTFWLSGPTDREVPVPAGTEVSTAPTADGASVVFTTTEPGLVVPPVLRHVLTGRAGEENLQDGWDDLAYPGTSLTCFTSTPLAQDDALYLGFASPVASHVLRLTVRAHAEGIGVDPRNPPLVWETWDGEVWVPATVHEDTTGGLNRDGTVLLVVPAEAQPLTLAGASASWLRARLVRPLPGQPTYQASPQLEELTVTAAGITVLAEHASATPGEILGRSTGVPGQTFAVAHSPVARRRGEEHVRVVGHETSEAWTEVTDFSASGPTDKHVVWDSITGEVRFGPTIRYPDGARVQHGAVPPDGAQVQVTPYRHGGGATGNVGPGTLTSLRATVPFIARATNLSPATGGVDAETVDEAKVRGPLTLRTGERAVTAGDFERITREASVEVARAVCLPRTDGAPGAVRMLVVPQVRKDPRDHRLDDFALSAPLVETVAQAIESRRLVGSSVEVGTPYYQGVSVAVLVRALPGRSAPLLRQRVLDTITRYVNPLHGGPEGTGWQLDTDLTASAVAQLVEPIEGVERIDEVVLFDYDLRNGARVGAGRDTLRLAPDALFLSAEHRVVVR; encoded by the coding sequence ATGCCGATCCCCCCGCCCAACCTCGACGACAGGTCCTTCCAGGACATCGTCGACGAGACCAAGCGCCTCATCCCCCGGTTCACCCCCGAGTGGACCAACCACAACGTCTCCGACCCCGGGGTGGCGCTCATCGAGCTCTTCGCGTGGATGAGCGAGATGGTGCTGTTCCGGGTGAACCAGGTGCCGGAGCGGCTGTACGTGCACTTCCTCAACCTCGTGGGCATCGAGCCCTTCCCTCCCTCGGTGGCGCGCACCGCCGTGACGTTCTGGCTGTCCGGCCCGACCGACCGCGAGGTCCCTGTGCCGGCCGGCACCGAGGTCTCGACGGCCCCGACGGCCGACGGCGCCTCCGTCGTCTTCACGACCACCGAGCCGGGGCTCGTCGTGCCGCCGGTGCTGCGGCACGTCCTCACGGGCCGGGCCGGCGAGGAGAACCTCCAGGACGGCTGGGACGACCTCGCGTACCCCGGCACCTCGCTCACCTGCTTCACGTCGACCCCGCTCGCGCAGGACGACGCGCTCTACCTCGGCTTCGCCAGCCCCGTCGCGTCGCACGTGCTGCGCCTCACGGTCCGCGCGCACGCCGAGGGCATCGGCGTCGACCCGCGCAACCCGCCGCTCGTGTGGGAGACGTGGGACGGCGAGGTCTGGGTGCCCGCGACCGTCCACGAGGACACCACCGGTGGTCTCAACCGCGACGGCACCGTGCTGCTCGTGGTCCCGGCCGAGGCCCAGCCGCTCACCCTCGCCGGCGCGTCGGCGAGCTGGCTGCGCGCCCGGCTGGTCCGCCCCCTGCCGGGGCAGCCGACCTACCAGGCGTCACCCCAGCTCGAAGAGCTCACCGTCACCGCGGCCGGCATCACCGTCCTCGCCGAGCACGCCTCGGCGACGCCCGGCGAGATCCTCGGGCGCTCGACCGGCGTCCCGGGCCAGACCTTCGCCGTGGCGCACTCCCCCGTCGCGCGCCGCCGCGGCGAGGAGCACGTGCGCGTCGTCGGCCACGAGACCTCCGAGGCCTGGACCGAGGTCACGGACTTCTCCGCGTCCGGCCCGACCGACAAGCACGTGGTGTGGGACTCGATCACCGGGGAGGTGCGGTTCGGCCCGACCATCCGCTACCCCGACGGCGCCCGGGTCCAGCACGGCGCCGTGCCGCCCGACGGCGCGCAGGTCCAGGTCACCCCGTACCGCCACGGCGGCGGCGCCACGGGCAACGTGGGCCCTGGCACCCTGACCTCGCTGCGGGCCACCGTCCCGTTCATCGCGCGAGCCACCAACCTGTCCCCCGCGACCGGCGGAGTCGACGCCGAGACCGTCGACGAGGCGAAGGTCCGCGGGCCGCTCACCCTGCGGACCGGCGAGCGAGCCGTGACGGCCGGCGACTTCGAGCGCATCACCCGCGAGGCCTCCGTCGAGGTCGCCCGCGCCGTCTGCCTGCCCCGCACCGACGGTGCCCCCGGGGCCGTCCGCATGCTCGTGGTGCCCCAGGTCCGCAAGGACCCGCGGGACCACCGTCTCGACGACTTCGCGCTGTCCGCACCGCTCGTCGAGACCGTCGCGCAGGCGATCGAGTCCCGCCGGCTCGTCGGGTCGTCGGTCGAGGTCGGCACCCCGTACTACCAGGGCGTCAGCGTCGCCGTGCTCGTCCGTGCGCTTCCCGGACGCTCCGCCCCGCTGCTGCGCCAGCGCGTCCTCGACACGATCACCCGCTACGTCAACCCGCTGCACGGCGGCCCGGAGGGCACCGGCTGGCAGCTCGACACCGACCTCACGGCGTCGGCGGTCGCGCAGCTGGTCGAGCCCATCGAGGGCGTCGAGCGCATCGACGAGGTCGTCCTGTTCGACTACGACCTGCGCAACGGCGCCCGCGTCGGGGCCGGGCGCGACACGCTGCGCCTCGCTCCCGACGCGCTGTTCCTGTCGGCCGAGCACCGCGTCGTGGTCCGGTGA
- a CDS encoding GPW/gp25 family protein has product MSQGTHDVPSFIGRGFSWPLSVDHTGSIRLTDGADDLDRSIQVVLLTAPGERLMRPEFGCRIWDLLFEPVNANLLGLVSQAVREALAQWEPRIAVEEVRPVQDRGDSSLVHIEIVYRVMATNDRRNLVYPFYVIPREDS; this is encoded by the coding sequence TTGAGCCAGGGCACCCACGACGTCCCGTCGTTCATCGGTCGCGGCTTCTCGTGGCCGCTCTCCGTCGACCACACCGGGTCGATCCGTCTCACCGACGGCGCCGACGACCTCGACCGGTCCATCCAGGTGGTGCTGCTCACCGCCCCGGGCGAACGGCTCATGCGGCCCGAGTTCGGCTGCCGCATCTGGGACCTGCTGTTCGAGCCGGTCAACGCGAACCTGCTCGGTCTCGTGTCGCAGGCCGTCCGCGAGGCGCTCGCCCAGTGGGAGCCGCGGATCGCCGTCGAGGAGGTCCGGCCCGTCCAGGACCGCGGGGACTCGTCCCTCGTCCACATCGAGATCGTCTACCGGGTCATGGCGACCAACGACCGCCGCAACCTGGTCTACCCCTTCTACGTGATCCCCCGCGAGGACTCCTGA